AGTAACTGAAGAGTTTTTCAAAGGGGAATTGGTTGATGCTGCCCGGGTGCAGACAGCTCTTCTCCAAGCCACCACCGCAAATATTGTTGGAGAACAGAGTGTTGTTGCTGCCATATCCTGCGGGGCTATAGAACCGGAATGTGTAATCATCATTGGCGGTATACCCCATGCCCAGATGTT
This window of the ANME-2 cluster archaeon genome carries:
- a CDS encoding DUF424 family protein, with the protein product MYIKIYETEVSVLVAVCDRDLIGKTYRDSGLKLEVTEEFFKGELVDAARVQTALLQATTANIVGEQSVVAAISCGAIEPECVIIIGGIPHAQMFCV